In the genome of Spirochaetia bacterium, one region contains:
- a CDS encoding 4-hydroxybutyrate dehydrogenase, whose protein sequence is MQEIIMEPSLYKFDTCREFVTAFQLGKKDLVLTNKYIFDPYFAKSGAPVHVIYQEKYGAGEPTDVMADAILADAAKVDFDRVVAIGGGTIIDLAKVLSVAGENSVDELYAQKTLSKKKELVILPTTCGTGSEVTDIAILKRTRLGVKVGLTGKAMFADYAVLVPELLESLPDYVFATSSIDALVHAVESSLSPKATAYTRLFGYKSMEMILTGYLKIIAAISKGIPAREARKPLMDDFLTASNFAGLAFGTAGCAAVHALSYPLGGTYHVAHGESNYAMFTGVLKNYMEIKSDGEIAKLNAFLAKILDCRIEVVYDQLEKLLDQLLPKKALHEYGMKREDLRTFTDDVMKTQGRLMRNSFVPLDAARVLKIYEELY, encoded by the coding sequence ATGCAGGAAATCATCATGGAACCATCGTTGTACAAATTTGATACCTGTAGGGAGTTCGTGACAGCATTTCAATTGGGAAAAAAGGATTTGGTCCTTACGAACAAATATATCTTTGATCCTTATTTTGCAAAGTCGGGTGCACCTGTCCATGTCATTTACCAAGAAAAATATGGAGCCGGTGAACCTACGGATGTAATGGCAGATGCAATCTTGGCGGATGCTGCAAAAGTTGATTTTGACCGTGTGGTTGCAATCGGTGGCGGTACTATCATCGATCTTGCCAAAGTGCTTTCAGTGGCAGGAGAAAATTCAGTTGATGAGCTTTATGCACAGAAGACATTGTCAAAGAAAAAAGAGTTGGTTATCTTGCCGACTACCTGCGGCACAGGTAGCGAAGTGACGGATATTGCCATTCTCAAGCGTACACGTCTTGGTGTAAAAGTAGGGTTGACCGGCAAGGCTATGTTTGCTGATTATGCGGTCCTGGTTCCGGAACTTTTGGAAAGCCTGCCGGACTATGTATTTGCCACAAGTTCCATTGATGCATTGGTACATGCTGTTGAATCCAGCCTTTCTCCGAAGGCAACGGCCTATACAAGACTGTTTGGTTACAAGAGTATGGAAATGATCCTTACTGGCTATCTGAAAATCATTGCTGCTATCAGCAAAGGTATTCCAGCTAGAGAAGCCAGAAAACCACTTATGGATGATTTCTTGACTGCCAGTAATTTTGCAGGGTTGGCATTCGGAACGGCAGGCTGTGCCGCAGTCCATGCATTGAGCTATCCTCTTGGTGGTACCTACCATGTAGCTCATGGAGAAAGCAACTATGCCATGTTTACCGGCGTATTGAAAAATTACATGGAAATCAAATCAGACGGGGAGATTGCAAAGCTTAATGCCTTCCTTGCAAAAATCCTTGACTGCAGGATTGAGGTGGTATATGACCAGCTTGAAAAACTGTTGGATCAGCTTCTGCCAAAGAAAGCATTGCATGAGTATGGAATGAAAAGGGAAGATCTCAGGACTTTTACGGATGATGTCATGAAAACACAGGGGCGGTTGATGCGTAACAGCTTTGTACCGCTGGATGCTGCCCGCGTCTTGAAGATTTATGAAGAACTATATTGA
- a CDS encoding AraC family transcriptional regulator — protein sequence MVEMINLENQMKQLTYTRIFTDNTLPVVDNIVIIDKEFSSHHAHLEHKHDDMLELFYVLSGNSEYSVDKVFYTITAGDLLICNAGVLHGESPRRIRGLHSICCGLTNVKMTALPLNWLVDKDQLPLLHCQDYAKEIESLLSLLCRFSKEKKLANTVCSSLAVSLLVLLHEIARKTYRQNTEAGETDFLANRIRDYLTEHFNEPLTLSGVAAALHINPYYLSHILKYKTGCSPMQYVIQMRMGEAQTKLRFTNVPIAEIADSLGFSTPSRFDAAFMKNVGMSPSEYRLSFQKKTTKKNPK from the coding sequence ATGGTTGAAATGATTAATCTGGAAAACCAGATGAAACAGCTTACGTATACACGTATATTTACAGATAATACTTTGCCGGTAGTTGATAATATTGTGATCATAGACAAAGAGTTCAGCAGCCACCATGCACATCTGGAACATAAGCATGACGATATGTTGGAACTGTTCTATGTGTTGTCAGGCAACAGTGAGTATTCTGTAGATAAGGTATTCTATACCATTACTGCCGGAGATTTGCTCATTTGCAATGCTGGGGTTCTGCATGGTGAGAGCCCTCGCCGTATACGTGGGCTGCATTCCATCTGCTGTGGCCTGACGAATGTAAAGATGACTGCCCTGCCACTCAACTGGTTGGTTGACAAAGACCAACTTCCGCTTTTGCATTGCCAGGACTATGCAAAGGAAATCGAAAGCCTTTTGTCTTTGCTTTGTAGATTTTCAAAGGAAAAAAAACTGGCCAATACCGTATGTTCCAGTCTTGCCGTATCCCTATTGGTCCTGCTTCATGAAATAGCTCGGAAGACGTACAGGCAAAATACGGAGGCAGGTGAAACTGATTTCCTTGCCAATCGCATCAGGGATTACTTGACTGAACATTTCAATGAGCCTTTGACTTTGTCAGGGGTTGCTGCAGCCTTGCATATCAACCCTTATTATTTGTCACATATCCTTAAATACAAGACAGGCTGTTCTCCTATGCAGTACGTTATCCAGATGCGTATGGGAGAAGCGCAGACCAAGCTTCGGTTTACCAATGTTCCGATAGCAGAAATTGCTGATAGTCTTGGGTTCAGTACACCTTCCCGTTTTGATGCAGCTTTTATGAAGAATGTCGGTATGTCACCCAGCGAGTATCGTCTTTCATTTCAGAAAAAAACTACAAAAAAGAATCCGAAGTAG
- a CDS encoding glycoside-pentoside-hexuronide (GPH):cation symporter: MQKADELSFGTRVAYGCGDSACNVVYGMISTLLTLFYTDYVGVSVAAVGIVMLVSRVFDGSSDLLMGIIVGKTHSRWGSCRPWLLWMAIPYAISAIALFTVPQTTAELQFWYIFVTYNLCTTVVYTAINVPYGALSTHMTRSSHERDMLSIYRLVLARCGQIVTVMSTMPLVKLFGNDQMAWVKAITIWSIMAVILLLVCFARCKETVNVEKVRSSVKVPAGKSARALVTNKYFWATLFLWTATCIHTTLIGTILPYYCKYIFGNDTWMYSILFVSEIGTLCIGALFCPMLLRHMGKRDLTLRGCIIVIVTQCLFLLNPDNFYWMVVTSILRAFGEAPLYAVIFGMIGDTVEYGQWKSHIRQESLIFGCGSMGFKIGTGVASALISLLLTIAGYVSSDNGGAIQSLATKSMIMDIYKYGPIIVWGIALFILLSYKLDKIYPIIVNDLRKREEAGQM; this comes from the coding sequence ATGCAGAAGGCAGATGAATTGTCATTTGGTACCCGTGTTGCCTATGGTTGCGGTGATTCTGCCTGCAATGTCGTGTATGGAATGATTTCGACGCTGCTGACATTGTTTTATACTGACTATGTCGGAGTTTCTGTTGCTGCTGTAGGCATTGTTATGCTGGTTTCAAGAGTCTTTGATGGTTCTTCGGACCTCCTTATGGGCATTATTGTCGGGAAAACACATTCTCGATGGGGTAGTTGCCGTCCTTGGCTGCTATGGATGGCAATTCCCTATGCAATTTCAGCAATTGCATTGTTCACCGTACCTCAGACTACGGCAGAACTGCAGTTCTGGTATATCTTCGTTACTTATAATCTGTGTACTACTGTCGTCTATACTGCAATCAATGTGCCTTATGGTGCCCTTTCTACGCATATGACACGTTCCTCGCACGAACGGGATATGCTGTCGATATATAGACTAGTACTTGCACGTTGCGGGCAGATTGTGACGGTCATGTCAACGATGCCTTTGGTCAAGCTTTTCGGTAATGATCAGATGGCATGGGTAAAAGCCATTACAATCTGGTCCATTATGGCTGTTATTTTGCTTCTGGTCTGCTTTGCAAGATGCAAGGAAACAGTCAATGTCGAAAAAGTAAGGTCATCGGTGAAAGTTCCTGCTGGGAAATCAGCAAGGGCTTTGGTAACAAATAAGTATTTTTGGGCTACGTTGTTTCTTTGGACTGCAACATGCATACATACGACTTTGATAGGTACTATTCTTCCTTATTATTGTAAATATATCTTTGGAAATGATACTTGGATGTATAGTATCCTGTTTGTGAGTGAGATCGGTACGCTTTGTATCGGTGCACTTTTTTGTCCCATGTTGCTGCGCCATATGGGTAAACGCGATTTGACACTGAGGGGATGTATTATCGTCATCGTAACCCAATGCCTTTTCTTGCTGAATCCCGATAATTTCTATTGGATGGTCGTGACAAGCATTCTTCGTGCTTTCGGAGAAGCACCTCTGTATGCTGTTATTTTCGGCATGATCGGTGATACTGTGGAGTATGGACAGTGGAAATCACATATACGTCAGGAAAGTCTGATTTTCGGTTGCGGGAGCATGGGGTTCAAGATCGGGACCGGCGTAGCCAGTGCCTTGATCAGCCTGTTGCTTACCATTGCCGGGTATGTTAGTTCTGACAATGGTGGTGCTATACAGAGCTTGGCGACAAAATCCATGATCATGGATATCTATAAGTATGGTCCTATCATTGTCTGGGGCATTGCCCTGTTCATATTGCTGTCATATAAGCTGGACAAGATATATCCTATCATTGTCAATGATCTGCGAAAAAGGGAAGAAGCTGGTCAGATGTAG
- a CDS encoding Gfo/Idh/MocA family oxidoreductase — MKQLQIGIIGCGAIGHEHVRRIQELVPEGKVVAATDYFPKAAKELADRYQGIKVYQTGEELIAAPEVEAIIITSSDESHATYVLDGIAHNKFVFCEKPMAQTVDDCKKIMEAEQKAGRCLVQVGFMRRYDRGYMDIKKKIDSGKFGKPLIIHCCHRNVSQASGFTTDYAVTRVAIHEIDISRWLLDDEYESVQILPVHQSSATKGNWLNPQIMLLTTKSGQQIDVEVQTDGAYAYDIQCQVVCENGTVSLPDPAAVIARSDACIQQELMTDWSKRFIEAYDTELKLWTRSVLEGTLTGPTAWDGYMACATGNALIKSRTTGKREKVQTIEKPALYC, encoded by the coding sequence ATGAAACAACTGCAGATCGGTATAATTGGTTGTGGCGCAATCGGTCATGAACATGTGCGCCGTATACAGGAATTGGTACCTGAAGGAAAAGTGGTTGCAGCCACAGATTATTTTCCAAAGGCAGCCAAAGAATTAGCGGACAGATATCAAGGAATCAAAGTATATCAGACGGGAGAAGAACTGATTGCTGCGCCGGAGGTTGAAGCAATTATCATTACGTCTTCTGATGAATCACATGCAACTTATGTATTGGATGGCATTGCACATAACAAGTTTGTATTTTGTGAAAAACCAATGGCACAGACGGTAGATGATTGCAAGAAAATCATGGAGGCAGAGCAGAAAGCTGGTCGCTGTCTGGTCCAGGTAGGTTTTATGCGTCGTTATGACCGCGGGTATATGGATATCAAGAAAAAGATTGATTCAGGCAAGTTCGGTAAGCCGTTGATCATCCATTGCTGCCATCGTAATGTTTCACAGGCATCTGGATTTACTACAGATTATGCTGTTACCCGTGTTGCAATACATGAGATTGATATCTCCCGATGGTTGTTGGATGACGAGTACGAATCTGTACAGATTCTTCCGGTCCATCAAAGCAGTGCAACGAAAGGCAATTGGCTGAATCCTCAGATTATGTTGCTCACGACAAAATCGGGACAGCAGATTGATGTTGAAGTGCAGACTGATGGTGCATATGCCTATGATATCCAGTGCCAGGTCGTTTGTGAAAACGGCACTGTCAGCCTACCGGATCCTGCTGCTGTCATTGCACGTTCTGATGCATGCATCCAGCAGGAACTTATGACTGATTGGTCCAAGCGTTTCATAGAAGCTTATGATACGGAATTGAAGCTGTGGACAAGATCTGTCTTGGAAGGAACTCTGACAGGCCCAACTGCTTGGGACGGGTATATGGCCTGTGCTACAGGGAATGCGCTGATCAAATCGCGTACTACAGGAAAAAGAGAGAAGGTACAGACAATTGAAAAACCGGCATTGTACTGCTGA
- a CDS encoding Gfo/Idh/MocA family oxidoreductase, with the protein MKKTIKIGSIGLGRLGYEHACNIAKYIPGAELVAICDTNEKLLAKVAKELEVKDTYTDVSRLCSNPDLDAIVIVSPSMYHATQIRIALDAGKHVFCEKPLDTTIEKCKEAENAVEAHPDQIFTLGFMRHFDQSYAEAKTRVDNGEIGKVVLVRSYTQDPRTTIEGTLKFAPHSGGQFLDMFVHDLDLVRWFSGSEIKRVWGMGGVFEFPLYKKLNDADNAAATVQCENGAMGFMFTNRTHGAGCNVETEVIGTNGTLRIANVGSKNLLQIVDRYGAREEYYPDFLARWHQAYVDEVANFVDCVRENRKPKITVYDGTAASRAAYCCKESFETGKLLEVK; encoded by the coding sequence ATGAAAAAAACTATTAAAATTGGTTCAATTGGTTTAGGGCGGCTAGGATATGAACATGCTTGCAATATTGCCAAGTACATACCTGGAGCAGAACTAGTCGCCATCTGTGATACAAATGAAAAGTTACTTGCCAAGGTAGCCAAAGAATTGGAAGTCAAAGATACCTATACGGATGTATCCAGGCTTTGCAGCAATCCTGATCTGGATGCAATAGTAATAGTATCACCGTCCATGTATCATGCAACCCAAATTAGAATTGCGCTGGACGCAGGAAAGCATGTTTTCTGTGAAAAGCCTCTGGATACTACGATTGAAAAGTGCAAGGAAGCGGAAAATGCCGTTGAAGCGCATCCTGATCAGATTTTTACATTGGGGTTCATGCGTCATTTTGACCAATCATATGCAGAAGCAAAGACTAGGGTCGATAATGGTGAGATCGGCAAAGTCGTACTTGTCCGTTCATATACGCAGGATCCACGTACAACTATTGAAGGTACGTTGAAATTTGCTCCGCATTCCGGTGGGCAATTCCTGGATATGTTTGTACATGACCTTGATTTGGTCCGCTGGTTTTCAGGTTCTGAAATCAAACGTGTCTGGGGTATGGGAGGTGTCTTTGAATTTCCGCTTTATAAGAAACTGAATGATGCAGACAATGCAGCAGCTACCGTACAGTGTGAAAACGGGGCAATGGGTTTTATGTTTACAAACCGTACGCATGGTGCAGGATGCAATGTCGAAACCGAAGTAATCGGTACCAATGGGACCTTGCGTATTGCGAATGTCGGCAGCAAGAATTTGCTTCAGATTGTCGACCGATATGGAGCCAGGGAAGAATATTATCCGGATTTTCTGGCCCGTTGGCATCAGGCCTATGTAGACGAAGTCGCGAATTTCGTTGACTGCGTACGTGAGAACCGTAAGCCGAAGATTACCGTCTATGATGGGACTGCAGCTTCTCGGGCAGCATATTGCTGCAAAGAATCTTTCGAAACAGGAAAACTGTTGGAAGTCAAATGA
- a CDS encoding LacI family transcriptional regulator, with translation MRITLKQIAEQVGVSVNTVSLALRNMPGVNAATKEQIFSAANQLGYVFPKEKLKNPKNLCLVSTRPHLEDSYFYMAFQQLIVDHAQECGYHMLVKDNDFFDTDQAELRQRLNTNSICGVLILGDIEEKIALHILQCSVPVVATGTRYIGLNISTYIEDNDQVAYQAVRYLYDQGLRKIGFIGDPLYSVSFMARYQGYCGALKTLDLPYDEQFLFLKMRPGIMNSLDKATGMFKAIQQLPEAFFCANDYLGLIAIKVFHNLGISVPKDISLVGVDNSPLGKIAIPSITSVDVHCHRQAFLSVNKLISFVEGTPYDSLQVLVPSSLCIGESVRLGAGE, from the coding sequence GTGCGCATTACCCTAAAGCAAATTGCCGAACAGGTCGGCGTTTCAGTCAATACAGTGTCACTTGCCCTACGTAACATGCCTGGTGTAAATGCCGCTACAAAAGAACAGATTTTTTCTGCTGCCAATCAGTTAGGCTATGTCTTTCCGAAAGAAAAACTCAAGAACCCGAAGAACCTCTGCCTGGTATCTACACGTCCCCATTTGGAAGACTCTTATTTTTATATGGCATTCCAGCAATTGATAGTAGACCATGCACAGGAATGTGGTTATCACATGCTAGTAAAAGACAACGACTTTTTTGATACCGACCAAGCAGAACTCAGGCAACGACTTAATACAAACTCCATCTGTGGCGTGCTGATCCTCGGGGATATTGAAGAAAAGATTGCATTGCATATTCTGCAATGCAGTGTCCCTGTCGTTGCAACCGGAACCCGTTATATCGGCTTAAATATCAGTACCTATATCGAAGACAATGACCAGGTAGCATATCAGGCAGTCCGATATTTGTATGACCAGGGACTGCGCAAGATCGGGTTTATCGGGGATCCTCTCTATAGCGTCTCTTTCATGGCTAGGTATCAGGGATACTGCGGGGCCCTGAAGACATTGGATTTGCCCTATGATGAACAGTTTCTCTTTTTAAAGATGCGTCCAGGCATCATGAACAGCCTTGACAAAGCAACCGGCATGTTCAAAGCCATACAACAGCTTCCTGAAGCTTTTTTCTGTGCAAATGATTACCTTGGGCTCATTGCTATCAAAGTATTCCATAATCTCGGTATCTCTGTGCCAAAAGACATATCATTGGTCGGCGTAGACAACAGTCCTCTCGGAAAGATTGCAATCCCATCAATTACTTCCGTAGACGTCCATTGCCACCGTCAGGCCTTTCTCAGCGTCAACAAGCTGATTTCCTTTGTAGAGGGGACACCTTATGATTCACTCCAAGTGCTGGTACCCTCTTCTCTTTGCATTGGAGAATCCGTACGGCTTGGAGCAGGCGAATAA
- a CDS encoding polysaccharide biosynthesis tyrosine autokinase: MNENIQPIPSVENNIEEEGISLSELFHIFRERFRWFLLVLILSMGAAVAYLYFVIPTYQATVSVLVDPVQKSSSLEDLMSSSLTGGSSTKIQTEVALLTSRKTLSSALATLDLSSYTNADGESYATFYKLPDDVSHIISVSNASDTNIVKISVTDENPQFARDFANAIAKSYDDLLTSIAKSSKTVQREFLEKQIPANEADLETASDKLAAYKESTGIDQLTQQAQTLVTQIAYFDLRKHPLEYQKTQAKDEIDKLVKAYSSKGVTADLLGNATTTQSFKALEENYRSADRELVMYEVLVSNQTTGTAETAAVSDVMTRSATLSAAVTQFYNSMLDDIRHFVDTKTTGVPEADLRNYVTAVVTYATCQIKLEVLDANGQQYKDNLDRLPAMERDLANLQRNVTVLQTVGVQLRQMLEEVKLTEAAVNGNVTIIDQAVLPEHPVSPNKLLVLAVAFLLGCALGLLLCLFIDHEDNTVKNVDQIKEIVGNEIPVLGWVPMLKTFLNEDSLDPKTGKPHKFPLLSVYNDPNSFESERYKTIVSNLLYGGHQQGNKTLAVTSCGMSEGKTTLMFNCALCLAQLGKKVLLIDGDLKAPKVENSFKLKRVKVGMVDCIMTGENLEYSIIRPLDDVPNMHILPPGRLPLVTTTVFSNSRFDSMIKALSSYYDYILIDAPPLINASELLLISNKVDSVMINVRAGISTKASLYDLIEALEGVSFKIRGVVLNACTPEAGHSSSRYSRSYGNRYGYGNYGYGKYGSKKYGYGGYGYGGKGGEQNNVITTKHYSRFYKIALKNRKARDAEHFSETGKAAFTLGNAPRFTQMIEVFETVKSEQVNQELAGKKKSFEALQKSVINGTGSKTSEGQDDSAMNSLLDSLANNQEAYGKN, from the coding sequence ATGAATGAGAATATACAACCAATACCATCAGTTGAAAACAATATAGAGGAAGAGGGCATCAGCCTTTCTGAGTTGTTTCATATATTCCGTGAACGTTTCCGTTGGTTTTTGCTTGTACTGATCCTGAGCATGGGAGCAGCTGTTGCCTACTTGTATTTTGTCATTCCGACATACCAGGCTACCGTTTCTGTTCTTGTTGATCCGGTGCAGAAATCATCATCCCTGGAAGACTTGATGAGCAGTTCCCTGACGGGAGGATCCTCAACGAAGATACAAACGGAAGTAGCCTTGCTTACCAGCAGGAAAACCTTGTCTTCTGCTTTGGCAACGCTTGATCTTTCTTCCTATACCAATGCTGATGGAGAAAGCTATGCTACGTTCTATAAACTTCCTGATGATGTCAGCCATATCATTTCAGTTTCGAATGCCTCTGATACCAATATCGTCAAGATAAGTGTTACAGATGAAAATCCTCAGTTTGCCAGGGATTTTGCCAATGCGATTGCAAAGAGCTATGATGACTTGCTGACCAGTATTGCAAAGAGTTCCAAGACGGTCCAAAGGGAATTTCTTGAAAAACAGATTCCTGCCAACGAGGCTGATTTGGAAACTGCGTCCGACAAGCTTGCAGCTTACAAGGAAAGCACCGGAATTGACCAGCTGACCCAACAGGCACAGACATTGGTCACTCAGATTGCTTATTTTGATTTGCGTAAGCATCCTCTTGAGTATCAGAAAACTCAGGCAAAGGATGAGATAGACAAGCTGGTCAAAGCTTACAGTTCAAAAGGTGTGACAGCCGATTTGCTGGGAAATGCTACGACAACGCAATCCTTCAAGGCTTTGGAAGAGAATTATCGTTCTGCTGACAGAGAACTGGTTATGTATGAAGTACTGGTATCGAACCAGACGACAGGGACAGCAGAGACTGCTGCTGTTTCTGATGTAATGACACGTTCTGCTACGTTGTCTGCTGCGGTAACTCAGTTCTACAATTCCATGCTTGACGATATACGCCATTTCGTAGATACAAAGACAACCGGAGTCCCAGAAGCAGACTTGAGGAATTATGTGACTGCTGTAGTCACGTATGCTACATGCCAGATCAAGCTTGAGGTCCTGGATGCAAATGGACAGCAGTACAAGGATAATCTTGACAGATTGCCTGCCATGGAAAGAGACTTGGCCAACCTGCAACGGAACGTAACGGTCCTGCAGACAGTAGGTGTCCAACTCAGACAGATGCTGGAGGAAGTCAAGCTTACTGAAGCTGCTGTAAATGGCAATGTCACCATCATTGACCAGGCAGTGCTTCCTGAACATCCCGTAAGTCCCAATAAATTGCTTGTTCTTGCTGTTGCATTTTTGTTGGGGTGTGCATTGGGACTTTTGCTTTGCCTGTTCATAGACCATGAAGACAATACAGTGAAAAACGTAGACCAGATCAAGGAAATCGTAGGAAACGAAATTCCTGTCCTTGGTTGGGTTCCGATGCTGAAGACTTTCCTCAATGAGGACAGTCTTGATCCTAAGACCGGCAAGCCCCATAAGTTTCCTTTGCTTTCCGTCTATAATGATCCGAACTCATTTGAATCAGAACGATACAAGACAATTGTTTCCAATCTGCTGTACGGTGGACATCAGCAGGGTAACAAGACACTTGCCGTAACAAGCTGCGGTATGAGCGAGGGTAAGACTACCCTGATGTTCAACTGTGCTCTCTGCCTTGCTCAGCTTGGTAAGAAAGTCCTGCTGATTGACGGCGACCTGAAGGCTCCCAAGGTAGAGAACAGCTTTAAGCTGAAACGTGTGAAAGTCGGTATGGTTGACTGTATCATGACCGGTGAAAACCTTGAGTACTCAATCATTCGACCTCTGGATGATGTACCGAACATGCATATTCTTCCGCCAGGGCGATTACCGTTGGTTACGACGACTGTCTTTTCCAATTCTAGGTTCGATAGCATGATCAAGGCACTTTCTTCTTACTATGATTACATTCTCATCGATGCACCTCCGCTTATAAACGCATCTGAGTTGCTATTGATTTCCAACAAGGTTGATTCTGTTATGATCAACGTCAGAGCCGGGATTTCGACGAAGGCCAGTCTCTATGACCTTATCGAGGCTCTGGAAGGTGTGTCATTCAAGATCCGTGGTGTTGTTCTCAATGCCTGTACCCCGGAAGCCGGACATTCATCCAGCAGGTATTCAAGGAGCTATGGCAATCGGTATGGGTATGGCAACTACGGGTATGGGAAATACGGTTCCAAGAAGTATGGGTATGGTGGCTATGGCTATGGTGGAAAAGGTGGTGAGCAAAACAATGTCATTACCACCAAGCATTATAGCAGATTTTATAAGATTGCATTGAAAAACAGAAAGGCAAGGGATGCCGAACATTTCTCAGAAACGGGCAAGGCAGCCTTTACTCTCGGCAATGCCCCACGGTTTACACAGATGATTGAAGTCTTTGAGACAGTCAAGTCTGAGCAGGTAAATCAGGAGCTTGCCGGAAAGAAGAAATCATTTGAAGCATTGCAGAAGAGCGTCATCAACGGGACGGGTTCAAAGACTTCTGAAGGACAGGATGACTCTGCAATGAATTCCCTTCTGGATAGTTTGGCAAACAACCAGGAGGCTTATGGCAAAAACTGA
- a CDS encoding SLBB domain-containing protein translates to MLKKNMFFARAFTVAAIMVSLTLQYAFAAADVATEGFIVKSTHLSAVADMLPSASPSPSGIQSFADQLSIQPPMQVDAASLMANEVLQAISSGYYPITPGDTFSLVYLDGSQQVQFKLQVGSDYKVVIPGLGNLNAKGLELPQFINQISQLVLNYHSYSNPQITLVGVGQFTVKVTSAVGGTTYVSAWGLSRLSQLVRNSSPYADSRDISVIDAVGKETHYDLYRGLRRGMAGQDPLISCGDSIRLGKAKVLVTLSGAVLEPGTYQLKQGDTVAQLLDGNYGSALAAEADKSAIRIERYNSKTASYDLIVCKADDALQLQDMDRITVSKVLPNFGTVSVVGAVSVSDKITDSNATTAILATTSGQLLYQLYPGDTVREMIEAISSRLLSSADLSSCYLVRGGKKTEIDVLSLLSDKSAKDNLQVKDGDQFFIPFNNKFVAVQGAVTDGGVFAYLPGKDAQYYINLAGGKTQDATGHVDVIDKNGRHISTKSEVPAQATIKVEKSLLNRNLALVATTIGIVSTIVNIVYYAHETIK, encoded by the coding sequence ATGTTGAAGAAAAACATGTTTTTTGCCCGTGCCTTTACTGTAGCGGCAATCATGGTTTCATTGACTTTGCAATATGCCTTCGCCGCTGCAGATGTAGCAACGGAGGGGTTCATTGTAAAATCTACCCACTTATCGGCAGTAGCTGACATGCTGCCATCTGCATCTCCATCTCCATCTGGTATCCAGAGCTTTGCTGACCAGCTATCCATTCAGCCCCCGATGCAGGTAGATGCTGCATCCTTGATGGCAAATGAAGTCCTTCAGGCAATAAGCAGCGGTTATTACCCCATTACACCTGGTGATACCTTCTCCCTTGTGTATCTTGATGGTTCGCAGCAAGTTCAGTTCAAGCTTCAGGTCGGCAGTGACTACAAGGTCGTTATTCCTGGTCTGGGCAACCTCAATGCAAAAGGCTTGGAATTGCCGCAGTTCATCAATCAGATTTCCCAGTTGGTACTTAATTATCATTCCTATTCGAATCCTCAGATTACACTTGTCGGTGTCGGTCAGTTTACTGTGAAAGTGACCAGTGCCGTCGGGGGTACAACTTATGTTTCTGCATGGGGACTCTCCCGACTTTCACAGTTGGTGAGGAACTCGTCCCCTTATGCTGACAGCAGGGACATCTCTGTCATTGACGCCGTAGGCAAAGAAACGCATTATGACTTGTACAGAGGGCTGAGAAGGGGAATGGCAGGACAGGATCCGTTGATTTCCTGCGGAGATTCCATCAGATTGGGGAAGGCCAAGGTCCTTGTTACGCTTTCGGGTGCCGTCCTTGAGCCAGGGACCTACCAGCTCAAGCAAGGAGATACTGTTGCCCAATTGCTTGATGGCAATTATGGTTCTGCGCTTGCCGCGGAAGCTGACAAGTCAGCCATAAGGATTGAGCGCTATAACTCGAAGACTGCTTCGTATGACTTGATTGTCTGCAAGGCTGATGATGCTTTGCAGCTACAGGATATGGATAGGATCACCGTTTCGAAAGTCCTTCCGAATTTCGGAACGGTTTCTGTTGTAGGGGCCGTTTCTGTTTCGGATAAGATTACCGATTCAAATGCGACTACCGCTATCCTTGCAACAACCAGCGGACAGTTGCTTTATCAGCTTTATCCCGGAGATACTGTCAGGGAAATGATTGAAGCCATCTCGTCAAGGTTGCTGTCAAGTGCTGATTTGTCTTCCTGTTACCTTGTGCGAGGTGGCAAGAAGACCGAGATCGATGTATTGTCCTTGCTGTCTGACAAGTCTGCCAAAGACAATCTGCAGGTCAAGGATGGTGACCAGTTCTTCATTCCGTTCAATAATAAGTTTGTTGCAGTCCAGGGGGCTGTAACCGATGGTGGTGTCTTTGCGTATCTCCCTGGCAAAGATGCACAGTATTACATAAACCTTGCCGGAGGAAAGACGCAGGATGCTACCGGGCACGTCGACGTAATTGATAAGAACGGCAGACACATCAGTACGAAATCAGAAGTGCCTGCACAGGCTACCATCAAGGTTGAGAAGAGCCTGCTTAACAGGAATCTTGCACTTGTTGCGACTACAATCGGAATTGTATCAACGATTGTCAACATCGTCTATTATGCGCATGAGACAATAAAATAG